The sequence below is a genomic window from Bdellovibrio sp. ArHS.
AAACATTTCTGCAATTTAGAATTGGCCCCGGCAATTGTCAGTAAAATTCCTTGTCAAAAAGCCGCCCGCGCAGGCATGAAGAGCTGCAGTCTTTGTATTTTCGGAGAAAGCTTCGCTCAGTCTTTCTTCCGAATCAAAAGTGGAACAAGAATAAGATATGAAAGAAATGCTCCTCACCCCTCTGTTAGTTTTTGCGAACACCGCTTTTGCCGGACCAGATCTGACTTATTCCACGCCCTGTGATCCACGCAATCAGACCGCCACTCTTTCATTTGTGGGCGACATCCTGATTCATGATATGCTTTATAAATCCGTGGTCGCTGGCAGCAAAGATTTCTCGCAAATCTGGCGTCGCACCAACAGTCTGATGCAAAAAGCGGACGCTTCCATTGGCAATCTTGAAGGCCCCGCCGCACTGGGGATTGATCGTCAGGGACGGGACCACGGAGACGTGGGCTTCACTTATGATCTGAATATTTATTCTGGCACCAACATGGTCTTTAACTTCCATCCGCGCATCCTTTCGGACTTAAAAAAATCTGGATACGATTTATTGACGGTCGCGAACAACCATTCTTTGGATCGGTATTCCATCGGTGTTGATCGAACTGTTCAAGCCGCGCGAAATATCGGGCTTCCCACAGTAGGCACTCGCATAGCGCAGGAACGAAATGCCGAGTTTTATCAGATCCTGAATATTCGCAATATGCGCGTGGCTTTTTTGGGCTGCACGGAGATGACCAACGGGCGCACCGACAGCAAAGACCAGTTGCTGCTTTGTTATAGTGGCGAAAAAATTCGCACTCTTATCAGGGATCTTTCTTCACGTTCAGATGTGGATGCGGTGATCGTTCTTCCGCATTGGGGCGTTGAGTACAGTTCTAAACCTGATGCCAAACAGAAAAGTCACGCCAAGATGTTTTTGGAAGCCGGGGCCACCGCGGTCGTGGGTTCGCATCCGCATGTGTTGCAACCTTGGGAAAAATACGTGACGACGGATGGTCGTGAAACCTTGGTGATCTATTCCTTGGGTAACTTCGTCGCATTTCAAAAAGATGTTGAACGAAAAACCGGGGCCGTGGCTTACATTGGGCTGGCAAAAGAGGGAAATCGTAAAGCCACGATTTTCGGCGTGGGTTATACTCCGACATATCGGGACGGTTATGAAGTCTATCCCGTTGGCGCAGGCTCTTTCAAAGATGCTCAAAAGCATGCCGCGCAAATGTTTGGAACTCGTGGACGTATCGAGCCCGCCAGCACTTTGCTTCCGGCGCTCTGTGGAAACGGTCCGTAAAAAAGCTTCCGTTGCCTCGGTCTTGTTCGCGGTGCTACTGTCATAATAAATGAGTGAAAAAGACAAGTTTCCTATGACTTTGGCGATCCGCGAACTGCAAGCTCATAATGTGAGCTACACAGGACATCTCTTTCCTTATCAAGAAAAAGGCGGCACCAGGCACTCCTCGGAACAGCTTGGCGTCGATGAACACATCGTGATTAAAACCTTGATCATGGAAACTGAGGATAAATCGCCCCTGATTGTACTCATGCACGGGGACATGCAAGTTTCAACCAAACAACTGGCCCGGGAACTGGGCGTAAAAACCGTGTCTCCTTGTAAGCCCGAAGTGGCTGATCGGCACTCGGGGTATCAGGTGGGAGGAACTTCTCCCTTTGGAACGAAAAGAAAAATGCCCGTCTATATGGAAAAAAGCATCGCCGAACTTGCGCAGATTTATATCAACGGGGGCAAGCGGGGATTCTTAGTTTCCTTGTCTCCGCAAGAGGTCGTGCGTCTTTTAAAACCCCAGTACGTAACCGTAGGTATCGCGGAATGATCTCCTAGTGGACACGGGGTCCTCGGGCCTTGGTCCAGAAAGCCCTTCTAAGAGTACATTTCAAGACGTAAACAGCCGAAAAGATGCTTATGAATTCAGCATCTTTTTTCAAAGCTTTCGTGACCCGTTGGGGAGTGGAACTTTCTCTAGTTCTGTTGATCGCTTTGGGCGTCTATTTTTACCAACATCCGCAATTCCTAGTGTCAGCACATTCGGAGCCAATGTCTGACGAAGTTGTGACGACCTTACAGAAGATCGCCGAGATCATTGAACGCGCCGAAAATTCTGAAAAACTTTTCATCCACCAGCGCAAAGCTCAGGATCTGGCCGACTACAACCAACAGGTTCTTTTGCTGAACTATCAAATGGGTCAGCTTGCCAAGTTGGTCGTGGGGGACGAGGGGCTTCACAAAAAGTCTGTCCAGTTAAATCGTCTGTTGCATGGGCACTTTGAAGCCGTGAATAAAGTTCTGACGGAAAGACAACAGGGGCGCGCGGTGCGTGTACCCGCCAGCGCATCTATTTTACCTCAGGTTGCTGAAACCTTTCCTTTGCAGACGGTGTCTAAGCCCTTGTGGAAACGGACGGAATTCTTTTACGGTATTCTGGGTTTTTTGGCGGCACTGATAATCTTAAGTCGTCTGTGGCAGAAACAAGAAGTGCGTCGACAAAAATCTTTGGCGACGTCATTGCAGACACGTTCCATTCTTCTGGATAGTATTTTAAATAACATGAGTGAGGCGCTGATCGTCACAGACGAGCAGGGTTACTTCACGCACTACAACGCCGCGGCTCAACGTATTATCGGCACACGTATCAAGGAAGTGGCTACCACCGTCAGTGTCGAAGAGTTGGGTTTTTTCCACGTCGCCAGTGGCGAAGCTTATTCGCAAAAAAATCTTCCGTTCTATCGGGCTTTGCGCGGAGAGCAGGTGGATGATTTGGAGATTTTCGTACAAAATGAAACGCACCCCCAAGGTACTTATATTTCTTTAAGCAGTCGTTCGCTCAATGATATTCAGGGCGGGATTGCCGGTGCTCTGGTTGTTTTTAAGGATATCAGTCGACGAAAAATGATTGAACAGGAATGGGCTAAAGCTCGTGAGGCCGCTTTGGAGGCGTCCTTGAAGAAGTCGGACTTTCTGGCAGCGATGAGCCACGAAATTCGCACGCCGATGAATGGCGTGATCGGGATGACAACGCTGTTGGCGGATACGCCGCTGAATGAAGAACAAAAAGAATATGTCGGAACCGTGAAAAGATCGGCCGAGTCTTTACTGATGTTGATCAACGACATTCTTGATTATTCAAAAATTGAGGCCGGAAAAATCAGTTTAGATCCGCAACCCTTCGATCTGCACTTTCTGGCTCGCGATATCACTGAAATATTCCGCGCCACACTGGCGGAAAAGAACGTCGGATTGAAGCTGCAAATTTCGGAAAAAATCCCGAAATACTTTGTGGGTGATTCCGGGCGTCTGCGCCAAATTTTAGTCAATCTTATTGGCAACGCCGTCAAGTTCACTGAAAAGGGTTTTGTCAGTTTGGATGTGAGTCTGACTGAGGCGTCTGCGCAAAACCTTCATCTTAAATTTGAAGTCAAGGACACCGGTCCCGGTCTTAAAGAAGAAGAGCGTCGCTCGCTGTTTCAAAAATACTTTCAAACCAAAACAGGCGCCAAATTTGGCGGAACCGGATTGGGGCTTTCCATTTGCAAACAACTTGTGAATCTTATGCAAGGCCAGATCGGTGTTGAAAGTGTCGTCGGCTTGGGCTCTAATTTCTGGTTTACGGTCAGCCTTCCGATCGCGGCAGAACAGGATCTTCCGCGCCTGCAGGATGCGAAGTTTGCGAAAGTTTTCAAAGGGAATGTTCTGGTCGTCGAGGATCAATTGGTCAATCAACGAGTGGCGCAGAACTATTTGCGTAAACTCGGCTTGGAAGTTGAGGTCGCAGCCAACGGTCTTGTCGCTTTTGAAAAATGCCAAAGCAAAAAATATGATCTGATTTTTATGGACTGCCAAATGCCGGTTTTAAATGGTTTTGAAGCGACCAAAAAAATTCGGCAGACGGAACAGGTCACGGCATCCACAAGGACGCCTATCATCGCCCTGACGGCAGATGCCGGGGGGGCGGATAAGCTTGAATATGCTCATTCAGGCATGGATGGTTTTTTGGCGAAGCCTATTGAGCTGCCCTTGTTGTTCGAGGTCTTGCAGCGCTGGCTTCCGCTTCAGGAAAACACGTTGGATCTGACGGCTCTGGCGCAATTAGAAAGTTACATGGTGAAGGATCAGAGTTTGGTCGCGGCCTTGATTGAAGACCTAGAGGCATCGGCTCCGGGACTTATTTCGTCCATGAAGAAGTCTTTTCAAGACGTGGATGAGACAGGTCTCAGCGAGGCAGCGCACGCGCTGAAGTCTGCCGCCGCCACCCTGGGTGCCAAACGTTTGGCAGAGCTGTGTGCAACCGTTGAGGATTTGACGGATGTCTCTGGCGCAGCCGAATTTATCACCCAGATCGAAGAGCAGTTCGTGAATAGTCTGAATGAGTTGAAAAACTATTTGTCTGAAAAAAACGCCGCCTAAGAGGGCAGGAAGGAGAAGCGAATGGCAAAAATTCTTATCGTAGATGATCAGAAAAGTGTGTTGCTCACACTGGAAGCGCTTCTCGGCAAGGACGGGCATCTTGTAACTGCATGCACAAATGCCGTAGAAGCATTGCACTCGTTGGCGCAAAACACTTTTGATCTCGTCATTACCGACGCCGTGATGCCGGGAAGCGGTGACGGTTATGCGCTGACACGCACCATCCGCAAACAGCCGCTCTTAGCAAAAACTCCGGTGATTTTATTAACCGGGAAGCGCGAAAAGGCGGATATCGAAAAAGGCATCGAGTCCGGTGTGAACGATTACGTGGTCAAGCCGATTGATCCCGAACTGCTTTTGGCGAAGATCCGCAATCTTCTGGTGAAAAAACCAGAAGACACCGTGCAGTTTTCCTCTGCGGCTGTGAATTATAAAGCGGAATGGGAGACAAAGACCGAAATCGTAACCTTGTCTGAATTAGGCGTGACCATTTCGTCATCGGTGGCGGTGCCAGTGGGAAAGATTCTTCGTTTGAACTCTCCCATCTTTGAAGAGATCGGGATTCCCAAGGTTCCTTTGCGTATTGATTCTTGTGAAGAGATTCCGGGGCCGGAACCTCTTTATCGCATTCAGGCGCATTTCGTGGGTATTACCGAAAAAGAACTTTCGCCGATTCGTCTTTGGATTCGTGCGCGAAGAAATTATTGAGTGTTCAATAACTTCTCCGCGCTATCGGCAAACTGGGGATGCTCTGCCAAAGATCACTTACAAATAGGCAAAGATCTGACCATAGATGTGATCTGACTGATTTTCTGATACTGACTGTTGGTTTTAATAACGGCCCAGTAAGCACCCGAACCCAGCTTAATCACCCCTTTTTTCGCGACTTGTTTAGCCATGATACCGACACCGCAGTGAAGATTGATGTAGGGATCTAAAATGGTCTTCTTAGGATCGGTTGAGCTTAAATACTTATCCTTGCTCCAGTCAAACTTACAGAAATTCCAGCCAGTGATGTCCTGGTAAGATAGCTGCAGCAGCCCTTCGGAATAGACCGGTTTTTTGGTCACCGGATCTGTGCCCATCGTTGTTTCGTGCATGCGGGACAAGGGATTGTAGTTGCTTTCAAATTTTGTTATCGCGGAAAAAAGCTGAGCCCACACATTCGCGCGCTGATTGTTGTTCAAAGAAGCATACCGAGGACAGAAGTCTTTCATGTCACTTGCGCCTTTAAGCAGAGAGCTCCAATCATTCAGAACCAACTTCATCAAGTATTGTGACCATTGCTTGCGCTCTGGATTGGAGGAGGTCTCCCATGAGAGGGCGTGCATGGAATACGTTCCCCCATCGCCTGGATTGGCGGGAATGGAAGGCGCTTCAGTGCTTCCGGTGTCCACGACCGCATAAACCATACTGCCACCTTTGAGGTACTTGATGACGGCATCACGATTTTCCATGGCGACAGCCGGGCAGCCCCAACTCCGTCCTTGGATAATACTCGATTCCTGCACATAGCTAGCGCCGTGGATGACGATGGCGCGCGCTCGGGCATTGGAGTTTGTGGTCGACAGGCCATCCAATCGTAAAGACAGGCCATTGCTGCCATTATACGATTCTGCCGCTTTATAAATCCCCAGAGAGCTGGCATTGGAGCCAGAGACGTTGCTAAATTTCTCCGCGATACCATCGTGGTTTGCATCCGACCCCTTGCCATGGGCCACGTGCATCGCCCACACACTTCCGGTTTTCATGTTGATGATGTAAAAACGTTTTTCTTTTGAGCTTTGTCCAAAGTTAATGATGGAAAGATAGTTTTGATTTGAGAATCGGGACTTGTTCTGGTGAAAGTAAATAAGAGCTTCTTCTAAGGATTTGTAAGGGACAATGTGGGTAGGATCGACGTGGTCATAATTTTTTAAGATGGCCTCTTTTTGTGAGTCGGTCACATCCCCTGTGGTGTCAGCGATCGGTTTTTCGATCGTTCCCGAGGGTGTTTCCGCAATCCCTTCTGACGTGGGATCGTCGGGCAGGGCGGCTTCTCCTCCGCCGCCATTACTGCAAGCCACCATGGCTAGCAGCGAAGTTGTTAAAAGCGCAGTGCTAAAACGTGAGAATAATGTTTTTCGTTTGCTAATTGGCATTATTCCTCCATGAATTTGTGCGTTAACAAACACTAACGGAGGACTTACCCAGACTGTGGCAAAAACATTACAGACACTCTAAAATCCAGACAAAGTATCTGGAAGTTTTGTAATAAACCGGACAAAAGATGGTGCAGGTGAGGCAGGAGCGTGGCTCTGGTGGCTGATTTCAGAGAAAAAAGAAGGATTCACCTGGAAAAAGTGAATCCTTCTTTTGATTAGTTTTTTAAGAAAACATTTCGTTTTTAATAGGTGTTCGAAGAACGATGACTGCGATTGACTTGATCATAGTCATCAGAGTCTTCATCCTCATCTTCCCAACGGCTGCTGCGACCATATCTGGTTTCTTCATCGTCGTCGCTGAAGTTTCGGCTCATGCGTTCGTCATCAAAGTCACGGCTGCTATAGTTCATGCCCTGACCACGGCTTGAGCTGGAACTTCCGCGTCCGTAGCGTGAAGAACGGTCTTCATCGATATCTTCAGAGTAGCGGCGTTGACTCATACCGCGCTCTTGATCGCTGTAGCGACCAGGATCACGTCCCGAATAGCCTCGATCTTCACTCCAGCGTTCGCTGCCGTAGCTGCGGTAAGGCTCTCGTTCCGAACCATAACCGCCGCTGTAGTTGCGCGAACCCTCATAACGTCCATAGTCTTCGCGGCCGTAGTCATCAGAATATCCGCGACTCCCGCGAGATTCATACATGTCATCTCGGCTGGAATCTTGGAAACGACGCGAGCCTTGGCCACCGTAGTCTTCGTAGGTGCCACGTCCGCCGCCACCTCGGGATTCGAAATAGTCTTCATAGCCGCGGCCGGAAGAGCTTCCGGAAGCCCGGCGACTTGATTCGCCAGAGCGAGAGCCCGTTCCGCCAGAACGCGAAGATGAAGTGCTCGAGCGTGAACCCGAACCAGATGACGATGAACGAGTTCTACCGGTAGATCCTCTGCCTGAACTGCTCCGAGAGCTGGTTGATCTAGTAGCCATGTCTTCCTCCTTGTTGTGGCTGAATGTCAGCCAAGTATTTAGT
It includes:
- a CDS encoding ATP-binding protein, with amino-acid sequence MNSASFFKAFVTRWGVELSLVLLIALGVYFYQHPQFLVSAHSEPMSDEVVTTLQKIAEIIERAENSEKLFIHQRKAQDLADYNQQVLLLNYQMGQLAKLVVGDEGLHKKSVQLNRLLHGHFEAVNKVLTERQQGRAVRVPASASILPQVAETFPLQTVSKPLWKRTEFFYGILGFLAALIILSRLWQKQEVRRQKSLATSLQTRSILLDSILNNMSEALIVTDEQGYFTHYNAAAQRIIGTRIKEVATTVSVEELGFFHVASGEAYSQKNLPFYRALRGEQVDDLEIFVQNETHPQGTYISLSSRSLNDIQGGIAGALVVFKDISRRKMIEQEWAKAREAALEASLKKSDFLAAMSHEIRTPMNGVIGMTTLLADTPLNEEQKEYVGTVKRSAESLLMLINDILDYSKIEAGKISLDPQPFDLHFLARDITEIFRATLAEKNVGLKLQISEKIPKYFVGDSGRLRQILVNLIGNAVKFTEKGFVSLDVSLTEASAQNLHLKFEVKDTGPGLKEEERRSLFQKYFQTKTGAKFGGTGLGLSICKQLVNLMQGQIGVESVVGLGSNFWFTVSLPIAAEQDLPRLQDAKFAKVFKGNVLVVEDQLVNQRVAQNYLRKLGLEVEVAANGLVAFEKCQSKKYDLIFMDCQMPVLNGFEATKKIRQTEQVTASTRTPIIALTADAGGADKLEYAHSGMDGFLAKPIELPLLFEVLQRWLPLQENTLDLTALAQLESYMVKDQSLVAALIEDLEASAPGLISSMKKSFQDVDETGLSEAAHALKSAAATLGAKRLAELCATVEDLTDVSGAAEFITQIEEQFVNSLNELKNYLSEKNAA
- a CDS encoding response regulator, giving the protein MAKILIVDDQKSVLLTLEALLGKDGHLVTACTNAVEALHSLAQNTFDLVITDAVMPGSGDGYALTRTIRKQPLLAKTPVILLTGKREKADIEKGIESGVNDYVVKPIDPELLLAKIRNLLVKKPEDTVQFSSAAVNYKAEWETKTEIVTLSELGVTISSSVAVPVGKILRLNSPIFEEIGIPKVPLRIDSCEEIPGPEPLYRIQAHFVGITEKELSPIRLWIRARRNY
- the ybaK gene encoding Cys-tRNA(Pro) deacylase, with protein sequence MSEKDKFPMTLAIRELQAHNVSYTGHLFPYQEKGGTRHSSEQLGVDEHIVIKTLIMETEDKSPLIVLMHGDMQVSTKQLARELGVKTVSPCKPEVADRHSGYQVGGTSPFGTKRKMPVYMEKSIAELAQIYINGGKRGFLVSLSPQEVVRLLKPQYVTVGIAE
- a CDS encoding CapA family protein, giving the protein MKEMLLTPLLVFANTAFAGPDLTYSTPCDPRNQTATLSFVGDILIHDMLYKSVVAGSKDFSQIWRRTNSLMQKADASIGNLEGPAALGIDRQGRDHGDVGFTYDLNIYSGTNMVFNFHPRILSDLKKSGYDLLTVANNHSLDRYSIGVDRTVQAARNIGLPTVGTRIAQERNAEFYQILNIRNMRVAFLGCTEMTNGRTDSKDQLLLCYSGEKIRTLIRDLSSRSDVDAVIVLPHWGVEYSSKPDAKQKSHAKMFLEAGATAVVGSHPHVLQPWEKYVTTDGRETLVIYSLGNFVAFQKDVERKTGAVAYIGLAKEGNRKATIFGVGYTPTYRDGYEVYPVGAGSFKDAQKHAAQMFGTRGRIEPASTLLPALCGNGP
- a CDS encoding murein L,D-transpeptidase catalytic domain family protein, whose amino-acid sequence is MPISKRKTLFSRFSTALLTTSLLAMVACSNGGGGEAALPDDPTSEGIAETPSGTIEKPIADTTGDVTDSQKEAILKNYDHVDPTHIVPYKSLEEALIYFHQNKSRFSNQNYLSIINFGQSSKEKRFYIINMKTGSVWAMHVAHGKGSDANHDGIAEKFSNVSGSNASSLGIYKAAESYNGSNGLSLRLDGLSTTNSNARARAIVIHGASYVQESSIIQGRSWGCPAVAMENRDAVIKYLKGGSMVYAVVDTGSTEAPSIPANPGDGGTYSMHALSWETSSNPERKQWSQYLMKLVLNDWSSLLKGASDMKDFCPRYASLNNNQRANVWAQLFSAITKFESNYNPLSRMHETTMGTDPVTKKPVYSEGLLQLSYQDITGWNFCKFDWSKDKYLSSTDPKKTILDPYINLHCGVGIMAKQVAKKGVIKLGSGAYWAVIKTNSQYQKISQITSMVRSLPICK